A genomic window from Gossypium hirsutum isolate 1008001.06 chromosome D10, Gossypium_hirsutum_v2.1, whole genome shotgun sequence includes:
- the LOC107915736 gene encoding disease resistance protein At4g27190 isoform X2, with protein MANLVANVSGLGFSKQSKKELQWDAKEMDNKQSELQESSNSPSWIAMYLQSSCDLAAIPRLFFHRLQVLDLSHTNIKALPHSLPNSLFALKKLLLRRCKLFMKLSPHVGKLDNLEDLDLDETEIISIPIGIGKLMKLRVLKVCIYGQTNFSKRKQLPSNMVLHPGMISKLSRLIELSIDVDPSDKWWHDSVEEVVKGVCNLEGLRSLCLYLPNYQLLDYTSFIYPSLSCFRFTVGHHKRRTISRVPHEVEAQFTKWDKCLKFVNGENIPLQVRKVLKFTSSFFLDRHENASSLSQFGNENMAKLKFCLLVDCNKMETIIDGAEFENVLESLQYLRIHYMKNLRSIWKGPPRSGCMSKLKFLALNTCPKLSYIFSHVLLRNFVNLEEIIVEDCPQVSSLVSHVPALPYLKPFLPSLKRLFLLYLPELVSISNGLSIAPKLERIGFYDCPKLKVLSKRELSSKALKTIKGEKQWWEDIKWNKIDWENGPRNLMRIFSPINNEKDVMAQLLEDRNIFEAQQSDCMVKSMPLNGLRIPSSLTLPRLTVTRRLNVENTRGFLKTSGQLSDLVNNPGYNEQKISSVGGSNSKAIISGAMPSIPTRYQSLMRRDWLTFCQYLNNHRPPISVSMCNAAHVLQFLRYLDQFGKTKVHISACSFFGQSEPPGPCGCPLRQAWGSVDALVGRLASSYEDQGGNPEVNPFRAGVVRIYLREVRDAQNKARGISYKKRKKPEIKVASTTTTTTTTTTTTHFRMPAQAKTIS; from the exons ATGGCCAATTTAGTTGCTAATGTTAGTGGATTGGGATTTTCTAAGCAATCTAAGAAAGAGCTTCAATGGGATGCCAAGGAAATGGACAATAAACAATCTGAGCTACAAGAGTCTTCAAATTCTCCTTCATGGATTGCTATGTATTTGCAAAGTTCTTGTGATTTGGCAGCTATTCCCCGTTTGTTCTTTCACAGACTTCAAGTGTTGGATTTGTCCCATACCAACATCAAAGCATTACCACATTCTCTTCCCAACAGCTTGTTTGCACTAAAGAAACTCTTGTTAAGAAGGTGTAAGCTCTTCATGAAACTGTCACCACATGTTGGGAAACTCGACAATCTCGAGGATCTTGATCTTGATGAAACTGAGATAATCAGTATTCCCATTGGTATTGGAAAACTAATGAAGTTAAGAGTCTTGAAGGTATGCATTTATGGACAGACAAACTTCAGCAAAAGAAAGCAGTTGCCATCAAACATGGTGCTTCATCCTGGGATGATATCGAAGCTCTCCCGCTTGATCGAATTAAGCATTGATGTTGATCCATCGGACAAGTGGTGGCATGATTCTGTGGAAGAAGTTGTAAAAGGAGTATGCAACTTAGAGGGGTTGAGGAGCCTTTGCTTGTATCTACCAAATTACCAACTTTTAGATTATACTTCATTCATATATCCTTCATTATCATGTTTCAGATTTACTGTTGGTCATCATAAAAGGAGAACAATCTCTCGTGTACCCCATGAAGTAGAAGCCCAATTCACAAAATGGGACAAATGTTTGAAGTTTGTGAATGGTGAAAACATCCCATTGCAAGTAAGAAAAGTACTTAAGTTTACTTCGTCGTTTTTCTTGGACCGCCATGAAAATGCTTCGAGTTTATCTCAATTTGGGAATGAGAACATGGCAAAGCTGAAGTTTTGCTTGTTGGTCGATTGTAATAAGATGGAAACAATCATTGATGGAGCTGAATTTGAAAACGTTCTCGAATCACTACAATATTTGAGAATTCATTACATGAAGAATTTGAGAAGCATATGGAAAGGACCACCTCGTTCTGGTTGTATGTCTAAGTTAAAGTTCTTGGCATTGAATACATGCCCCAAGCTGAGCTACATTTTCTCACATGTTTTGCTCAGAAATTTTGTCAACTTGGAGGAGATTATTGTGGAGGATTGTCCCCAAGTGAGCAGCCTTGTAAGTCATGTACCTGCCCTACCATATTTAAAACCTTTTCTCCCGAGTTTGAAAAGGTTGTTTCTTCTTTACCTCCCTGAACTGGTCAGCATTTCAAATGGCCTATCCATTGCACCAAAATTAGAGAGAATAGGCTTCTATGATTGCCCAAAGCTAAAAGTCCTATCAAAAAGGGAGTTGTCAAGCAAAGCTCTTAAAACAATCAAAGGAGAAAAGCAGTGGTGGGAAGATATAAAGTGGAATAAAATAGATTGGGAAAATGGGCCACGTAATCTAATGCGTATTTTCTCTCCAATCAATAATGAAAAAGATGTGATGGCACAGTTGTTAGAAGACAGAAATATATTCGAAGCCCAACAATCAG ATTGTATGGTGAAGTCAATGCCATTGAATGGCTTACGCATTCCTTCATCCCTCACTCTACCTCGATTAACCGTCACTCGACGGTTgaat GTTGAAAATACAAGAGGGTTCTTGAAAACATCAGGGCAGCTTTCAGATTTGGTAAACAATCCAGGTTACAACGAGCAAAAGATTAGTTCAGTGGGCGGCTCAAACAGCAAAGCAATCATCAGCGGTGCAATGCCCTCCATTCCAACTCGTTACCAAAGTCTAATGCGTAGAGATTGGCTCACATTTTGCCAGTATTTGAACAACCACAGACCTCCGATCTCTGTTTCTATGTGCAATGCTGCACATGTCCTTCAATTCCTTCGGTATCTTGATCAATTTGGCAAAACCAAAGTCCACATCTCGGCTTGCTCTTTCTTCGGCCAATCTGAGCCGCCTGGTCCTTGCGGGTGTCCCCTCAGACAGGCCTGGGGAAGCGTTGATGCACTTGTTGGTCGACTCGCCAGCTCTTACGAGGACCAGGGAGGGAACCCGGAGGTGAATCCTTTTCGAGCTGGAGTTGTGAGGATTTACTTGAGGGAGGTCAGGGATGCTCAGAATAAAGCTAGAGGTATTAGctataaaaagagaaagaaacctGAGATAAAGGTAGCAagcaccaccaccaccaccaccaccaccaccaccaccactcaTTTTCGGATGCCAGCACAA GCGAAGACAATATCGTGA
- the LOC107915736 gene encoding disease resistance protein At4g27190 isoform X1, producing MANLVANVSGLGFSKQSKKELQWDAKEMDNKQSELQESSNSPSWIAMYLQSSCDLAAIPRLFFHRLQVLDLSHTNIKALPHSLPNSLFALKKLLLRRCKLFMKLSPHVGKLDNLEDLDLDETEIISIPIGIGKLMKLRVLKVCIYGQTNFSKRKQLPSNMVLHPGMISKLSRLIELSIDVDPSDKWWHDSVEEVVKGVCNLEGLRSLCLYLPNYQLLDYTSFIYPSLSCFRFTVGHHKRRTISRVPHEVEAQFTKWDKCLKFVNGENIPLQVRKVLKFTSSFFLDRHENASSLSQFGNENMAKLKFCLLVDCNKMETIIDGAEFENVLESLQYLRIHYMKNLRSIWKGPPRSGCMSKLKFLALNTCPKLSYIFSHVLLRNFVNLEEIIVEDCPQVSSLVSHVPALPYLKPFLPSLKRLFLLYLPELVSISNGLSIAPKLERIGFYDCPKLKVLSKRELSSKALKTIKGEKQWWEDIKWNKIDWENGPRNLMRIFSPINNEKDVMAQLLEDRNIFEAQQSDCMVKSMPLNGLRIPSSLTLPRLTVTRRLNIQVENTRGFLKTSGQLSDLVNNPGYNEQKISSVGGSNSKAIISGAMPSIPTRYQSLMRRDWLTFCQYLNNHRPPISVSMCNAAHVLQFLRYLDQFGKTKVHISACSFFGQSEPPGPCGCPLRQAWGSVDALVGRLASSYEDQGGNPEVNPFRAGVVRIYLREVRDAQNKARGISYKKRKKPEIKVASTTTTTTTTTTTTHFRMPAQAKTIS from the exons ATGGCCAATTTAGTTGCTAATGTTAGTGGATTGGGATTTTCTAAGCAATCTAAGAAAGAGCTTCAATGGGATGCCAAGGAAATGGACAATAAACAATCTGAGCTACAAGAGTCTTCAAATTCTCCTTCATGGATTGCTATGTATTTGCAAAGTTCTTGTGATTTGGCAGCTATTCCCCGTTTGTTCTTTCACAGACTTCAAGTGTTGGATTTGTCCCATACCAACATCAAAGCATTACCACATTCTCTTCCCAACAGCTTGTTTGCACTAAAGAAACTCTTGTTAAGAAGGTGTAAGCTCTTCATGAAACTGTCACCACATGTTGGGAAACTCGACAATCTCGAGGATCTTGATCTTGATGAAACTGAGATAATCAGTATTCCCATTGGTATTGGAAAACTAATGAAGTTAAGAGTCTTGAAGGTATGCATTTATGGACAGACAAACTTCAGCAAAAGAAAGCAGTTGCCATCAAACATGGTGCTTCATCCTGGGATGATATCGAAGCTCTCCCGCTTGATCGAATTAAGCATTGATGTTGATCCATCGGACAAGTGGTGGCATGATTCTGTGGAAGAAGTTGTAAAAGGAGTATGCAACTTAGAGGGGTTGAGGAGCCTTTGCTTGTATCTACCAAATTACCAACTTTTAGATTATACTTCATTCATATATCCTTCATTATCATGTTTCAGATTTACTGTTGGTCATCATAAAAGGAGAACAATCTCTCGTGTACCCCATGAAGTAGAAGCCCAATTCACAAAATGGGACAAATGTTTGAAGTTTGTGAATGGTGAAAACATCCCATTGCAAGTAAGAAAAGTACTTAAGTTTACTTCGTCGTTTTTCTTGGACCGCCATGAAAATGCTTCGAGTTTATCTCAATTTGGGAATGAGAACATGGCAAAGCTGAAGTTTTGCTTGTTGGTCGATTGTAATAAGATGGAAACAATCATTGATGGAGCTGAATTTGAAAACGTTCTCGAATCACTACAATATTTGAGAATTCATTACATGAAGAATTTGAGAAGCATATGGAAAGGACCACCTCGTTCTGGTTGTATGTCTAAGTTAAAGTTCTTGGCATTGAATACATGCCCCAAGCTGAGCTACATTTTCTCACATGTTTTGCTCAGAAATTTTGTCAACTTGGAGGAGATTATTGTGGAGGATTGTCCCCAAGTGAGCAGCCTTGTAAGTCATGTACCTGCCCTACCATATTTAAAACCTTTTCTCCCGAGTTTGAAAAGGTTGTTTCTTCTTTACCTCCCTGAACTGGTCAGCATTTCAAATGGCCTATCCATTGCACCAAAATTAGAGAGAATAGGCTTCTATGATTGCCCAAAGCTAAAAGTCCTATCAAAAAGGGAGTTGTCAAGCAAAGCTCTTAAAACAATCAAAGGAGAAAAGCAGTGGTGGGAAGATATAAAGTGGAATAAAATAGATTGGGAAAATGGGCCACGTAATCTAATGCGTATTTTCTCTCCAATCAATAATGAAAAAGATGTGATGGCACAGTTGTTAGAAGACAGAAATATATTCGAAGCCCAACAATCAG ATTGTATGGTGAAGTCAATGCCATTGAATGGCTTACGCATTCCTTCATCCCTCACTCTACCTCGATTAACCGTCACTCGACGGTTgaat ATACAGGTTGAAAATACAAGAGGGTTCTTGAAAACATCAGGGCAGCTTTCAGATTTGGTAAACAATCCAGGTTACAACGAGCAAAAGATTAGTTCAGTGGGCGGCTCAAACAGCAAAGCAATCATCAGCGGTGCAATGCCCTCCATTCCAACTCGTTACCAAAGTCTAATGCGTAGAGATTGGCTCACATTTTGCCAGTATTTGAACAACCACAGACCTCCGATCTCTGTTTCTATGTGCAATGCTGCACATGTCCTTCAATTCCTTCGGTATCTTGATCAATTTGGCAAAACCAAAGTCCACATCTCGGCTTGCTCTTTCTTCGGCCAATCTGAGCCGCCTGGTCCTTGCGGGTGTCCCCTCAGACAGGCCTGGGGAAGCGTTGATGCACTTGTTGGTCGACTCGCCAGCTCTTACGAGGACCAGGGAGGGAACCCGGAGGTGAATCCTTTTCGAGCTGGAGTTGTGAGGATTTACTTGAGGGAGGTCAGGGATGCTCAGAATAAAGCTAGAGGTATTAGctataaaaagagaaagaaacctGAGATAAAGGTAGCAagcaccaccaccaccaccaccaccaccaccaccaccactcaTTTTCGGATGCCAGCACAA GCGAAGACAATATCGTGA
- the LOC107915735 gene encoding disease resistance protein At4g27190, translated as MLNLVANVGGLGLSKQPKKEIQWVSKETSLMDNKQSELQESPNSPSWIAMYLQSHCGSAAIPPLFFHKLQVLDLSHTNIKALPHSLPNNLFALKKLLLRRCKLFMQLSPHVGKLDNLEELDLDETEIINIPIGIGKLMKLRVLKVCIYGQTNFSKRKQLPSNMVLHPEMISKLSRLIELSIDVDPSDKWWHDSVEEVVKGVCNLEGLRSLCLYLPNYQLLDYTSFIYPSLSCFRFTVGHHKRRTISRVPHEVEAQFTKWDKCLKFVNGENIPFQVRKVLKFTSSFFLDRHENASSLSEFGNENMVMLKYCLLVDCNKMETIIDGAEVETVLASLQYLSIHYMKNLRSIWKGPTRSGCMSKLKFLALHTCPKLSYIFSHVLLRNFVNLEEIIVEDCPQVSSLVSHVPALPYLKPFLPSLKRLFLLYLPELVSISNGLSIAPKLERIGFYDCPKLKVLSKRELSSKALKTIKGEKQWWGDIKWNKIDWENGPRNLMRIFSPINNEKDVMAQLLEDRNVFEAQQSDTTLCTRKSVDIYAQQKGQWADCMVKSVPSPCSPTLSSLTRPYLPITPPLNCCLAVVSGSRGRQQKLLASGKRENSNDDDKKKSMHRVIERQRRQEMANLYASLRNLLPPNYIRGKRSISDQVDGAVSYIMYLKNRIDGLSGKRDELKKVWGNSSGFHQGMSMSCIEAFPSSVVVRQSLDGVEIVISDSVGAQALTLSKVLQQLLEEGLDVVNCVSSRTDASLIHTIKYEVSDMRGVDPSFCWRN; from the exons ATGCTGAACTTAGTAGCTAATGTTGGTGGATTAGGATTGTCTAAACAACCTAAGAAAGAGATTCAATGGGTTAGCAAGGAGACTAGTTTAATGGACAATAAACAATCTGAGCTACAAGAGTCTCCAAATTCTCCTTCATGGATTGCTATGTATTTGCAAAGTCATTGTGGTTCGGCAGCTATTCCCCCTTTATTCTTTCACAAACTTCAAGTGTTGGATTTGTCCCATACCAACATCAAAGCATTGCCACATTCTCTTCCCAACAACTTGTTTGCACTAAAGAAACTCTTGTTAAGAAGGTGTAAGCTCTTCATGCAACTGTCACCACATGTTGGGAAACTCGACAATCTAGAGGAGCTTGATCTTGATGAAACTGAGATAATCAATATTCCTATTGGTATTGGAAAACTAATGAAGTTAAGAGTCTTAAAGGTATGCATTTATGGACAGACAAACTTCAGCAAAAGAAAGCAGTTGCCATCAAACATGGTGCTTCATCCTGAAATGATATCGAAGCTCTCCCGCTTGATCGAATTAAGCATTGATGTTGATCCATCGGACAAGTGGTGGCATGATTCTGTGGAAGAAGTTGTAAAAGGAGTATGCAATTTAGAGGGGTTGAGGAGCCTTTGCTTGTATCTACCAAATTACCAACTTTTAGATTATACTTCATTCATATATCCTTCATTATCATGTTTCAGATTTACTGTTGGTCATCATAAAAGGAGAACAATCTCTCGTGTACCCCATGAAGTAGAAGCCCAATTCACAAAATGGGACAAATGTTTGAAGTTTGTGAATGGTGAAAACATCCCATTTCAAGTAAGAAAAGTACTTAAGTTTACTTCATCGTTTTTCTTGGACCGCCATGAAAATGCTTCGAGTCTATCTGAATTTGGGAATGAGAACATGGTAATGCTAAAGTATTGCTTGTTGGTCGATTGTAATAAGATGGAAACAATTATTGATGGAGCTGAAGTTGAAACTGTTCTTGCATCACTGCAATATTTGAGCATTCATTACATGAAGAATTTGAGAAGCATATGGAAAGGACCAACTCGTTCTGGTTGTATGTCTAAGTTAAAGTTCTTGGCATTGCATACATGCCCCAAGCTGAGCTACATTTTCTCACATGTTTTGCTCAGAAATTTTGTCAACTTGGAGGAGATTATTGTGGAGGATTGTCCCCAAGTGAGCAGCCTTGTAAGTCATGTACCTGCCCTACCATATTTAAAACCTTTTCTCCCGAGTTTGAAAAGGTTGTTTCTTCTTTACCTCCCTGAACTGGTCAGCATTTCAAATGGCCTATCCATTGCACCAAAATTAGAGAGAATAGGCTTCTATGATTGCCCAAAGCTAAAAGTCCTATCAAAAAGGGAGTTGTCAAGCAAAGCTCTTAAAACAATCAAAGGAGAAAAGCAGTGGTGGGGAGATATAAAGTGGAATAAAATAGATTGGGAAAATGGGCCACGTAATCTAATGCGTATTTTCTCTCCAATCAATAATGAAAAAGATGTGATGGCACAGTTGTTAGAAGACAGAAATGTATTCGAAGCCCAACAATCAG ATACTACCTTGTGCACTCGGAAATCGGTTGACATTTATGCACAACAGAAAGGCCAATGGGCag ATTGTATGGTGAAGTCCGTGCCATCACCATGCTCGCCTACTCTTTCATCCTTGACTCGACCTTACTTACCCATCACTCCACCGTTGAAT TGTTGCCTCGCTGTTGTGTCGGGGAGTAGAGGCCGGCAACAAAAATTATTGGCAAGTGGCAAGAGAGAAAATAGTAATGATGATGATAAGAAAAAGTCTATGCATAGGGTCATTGAGAGGCAAAGAAGGCAAGAAATGGCCAACCTGTATGCTTCTCTTCGGAATCTTCTCCCTCCTAATTACATCAGG gGAAAGCGTTCAATATCAGATCAAGTGGATGGAGCAGTTAGCTACATAATGTACCTGAAGAACAGGATCGATGGACTGAGTGGCAAGAGAGATGAGTTAAAGAAGGTATGGGGTAATTCGAGTGGTTTTCACCAGGGGATGAGCATGAGCTGTATCGAGGCCTTCCCTAGCAGTGTTGTAGTTCGCCAATCTTTGGATGGTGTAGAAATTGTGATCAGCGACAGTGTTGGAGCTCAAGCTTTGACCCTCTCAAAGGTGCTACAACAACTGCTTGAGGAAGGACTTGATGTTGTTAACTGTGTCTCTTCCAGAACTGATGCATCACTAATTCacacaataaaatatgag GTTAGTGATATGAGAGGAGTCGACCCATCTTTCTGCTGGAGAAATTAG